Proteins from one Mugil cephalus isolate CIBA_MC_2020 chromosome 15, CIBA_Mcephalus_1.1, whole genome shotgun sequence genomic window:
- the ccdc65 gene encoding dynein regulatory complex subunit 2 — protein MPKKGKKDGMKTEEERLVLLQQKAQAEEEMAKKKEETLTLFLKDKLQKEQRNTVVNLLKLDEGWRTILRHSREAELRKDMSVLRQTSGRQLDDLDSVIQKLVRDLEEAELQAAQVQRAHLQHVESLKTQQDKQLESLEQQWERCLQDLSAMFSCERKQMLSLSQQQRVKLSNQKLFMDQQDRDDVLAVQTLFEDKLALHQSSLADMMADVKVVVNNQESIKQQQKTWEENLHEVQHLDMMASSIQKKISVYLRRNKKLQDRNLLLRDRLTSSTTRQSSMENDLTAAKKQVNRQYHELRDQLTRARAAARKQLMELSVQSDDATKKLQAVIAKAEKVLRVAELCCKLERQQDRVSPSSSSSSSPSSHTEGQNRTTKASDFMELQQLLRRLNAAVQQREALRRHGLSLSRENQQLQVLLRRHQDALDGGHAVSVSVAVTRAPTTATAGAAPPAAARRHAVIEAAHAVKHSL, from the exons ATGCcgaagaaagggaagaaggaCGGCAtgaagacggaggaggagaggctggttctcctgcagcagaaagctcaggctgaggaggaaatggccaaaaagaaggaggagacgCTCACGCTGTTTCTGAAG GACAAGCTGCAGAAAGAGCAGAGGAACACGGTGGTGAACCTCCTGAAGCTGGACGAAGGCTGGAGGACGATTCTCCGTCACAGCCGAGAGGCCGAGCTGAGGAAAGACATGTCCGTCCTGAGGCAGACGTCCGGGAGACAGCTGGACGACCTGGACAGCGTCATCCAG AAGCTGGTGCGTGAcctggaggaggcggagcttcaGGCGGCTCAGGTGCAGCGAGCTCACCTGCAGCATGTGGAGAGTCTGAAGACTCAGCAGGACAAACAGCTGGAGAGTCTGGAGCAGCAGTGGGAGCGCTGCCTCCAGGACCTGAGCGCCATGTTCTCTTGTGAGAG GAAGCAGatgctgtctctgtctcagcagCAACGAGTCAAACTGTCCAACCAGAAGCTGTTCATGGATCAGCAGGACAGGGACGACGTGCTGGCCGTCCAGACGCTGTTTGAAGACAAACTGGCGCTGCACCAGAGTTCGCTCGCAGACATG ATGGCAGACGTGAAGGTTGTTGTGAATAACCAGGAGAgcatcaaacagcagcagaagacgtGGGAAGAGAACCTCCACGAGGTTCAGCACCTGGACATGATGGCCTCCAGCATCCAGAAGAAGATCAGCGTTTACCTGAGGAGGAACAAGAAGCTGCAG GACAGGAACCTCCTGCTGAGGGACCGTCTGACCTCCAGCACGACCAGACAAAGCTCGATGGAGAACGACCTGACCGCCGCCAAGAAGCAGGTCAACCGCCAGTATCACGAGCTCCGGGATCAGCTGACACGAGCTCGCGCCGCCGCCAGGAAGCAGCTGATGGAGCTCAGTGTCCAGAGCGACGACGCCACCAAGAAGCTGCAGGCCGTCATCGCCAAG GCTGAGAAAGTCCTGAGAGTGGCTGAGCTGTGCTGTAAACTGGAGAGACAGCAGGACAGAGTCTCACcttcgtcatcatcatcatcgtctccTTCGTCCCACACAGAGGGACAGAACAGAACCACTAAG GCGTCTGACTTcatggagctgcagcagctgctgcgtCGTCTGAACGCCGCCGTGCAGCAGAGAGAAGCTCTGAGGAGACACGGGCTGAGTCTGAGCCGAGAGAACCAGCAGCTGCAGGTCCTGCTGCGCCGCCACCAGGACGCGCTGGACGGGGGACAcgccgtctccgtctctgtggcCGTGACCCGGgcccccaccaccgccaccgccggCGCCGCGCCGCCAGCCGCCGCCAGACGCCACGCGGTCATCGAAGCCGCCCACGCCGTCAAACACTCCCTGTGA